Proteins encoded in a region of the Phacochoerus africanus isolate WHEZ1 chromosome 8, ROS_Pafr_v1, whole genome shotgun sequence genome:
- the SLC38A7 gene encoding sodium-coupled neutral amino acid transporter 7 isoform X1, with translation MAQVSINNDPGEWGLSTDSGERARLLQSPSVDIVPKNEGEASPGGLDRGTTSTLGAVFIVVNACLGAGLLNFPAAFSTAGGVAAGIVLQMAMLVFIISGLVILAYCSQASNERTYQEVVWAVCGKLTGVLCEVAIAVYTFGTCIAFLIIIGDQQDKIIAVMAKEPEGAGGSPWYTDRKFTISLTAFLFILPLSIPREIGFQKYASFLSVVGTWYVTAIIIIKYIWPDKEMTPADILNRPVSWIAVFNAMPTICFGFQCHVSSVPVFNSMQRPEVKTWGGVVTAAMVIALAVYMGTGICGFLTFGAAVDPDVLLSYPSEDVAVAVARAFIILSVLTSYPILHFCGRAVVEGLWLRYQGTPVEEDVGRERRRRVLQTLLWFLLTLLLALFIPDIGKVISVIGGLAACFIFVFPGPPLLFQGCASFKPNFLRWKKSSQPAGGQWSVTESSWSPWEPSSSARPQPTPSLWTSCLNQYLPGNTWPLPLDPGPPHRPLGPPESGNTPLYWWDDTWTSFFKDDSGVKPGPTPLDSSNPAPFLLPHPGWAVDSGRRSRVAEEPSPLLHLSNSPCLEVMGEEGHVSKERAQSDFPLQKECGPRAALSTEKPILSRGRAPYP, from the exons ATGGCCCAGGTCAGCATCAACAATGACCCTGGCGAGTGGGGCTTAAGTACGGACTCCGGGGAGCGTGCCCGTCTCCTGCAGAGTCCCTCTGTGGACATAGTCCCCAAGAATGAGGGGGAGGCCTCTCCTGGGGGTCTGGACAGAGGCACCACTTCCACACTTGGAGCCGTCTTCATCGTTGTCAATGCCTGCCTGGGCGCCGGGCTGCTCAACTTCCCAGCAGCCTTCAGCACTGCTGGGGGCGTGGCAGCTGGCATCGTGCTGCAGATG GCCATGCTGGTTTTCATCATTAGCGGCCTCGTCATCTTGGCCTACTGCTCCCAGGCCAGCAATGAGAGGACCTACCAGGAAGTGGTGTGGGCTGTGTGTGGCAAGCTGACGGGCGTGCTGTGTGAGGTGGCCATTGCCGTCTACACCTTTGGGACCTGCATTGCCTTCCTCATCATCATTGGGGACCAGCAGGACAAGA TTATAGCCGTGATGGCAAAGGAGCCTGAGGGGGCCGGCGGCAGCCCCTGGTACACAGACCGCAAGTTCACCATCAGCCTCACTGCCTTCCTCTTCATCCTGCCCCTTTCCATCCCCAGGGAGATCGGCTTCCAGAAATATGCCAG CTTCCTGAGCGTCGTGGGCACCTGGTATGTCACTGCCATCATTATCATCAAGTACATCTGGCCCGATAAAGAGATGACCCCAGCGGACATCCTGAACAG GCCAGTTTCCTGGATAGCTGTGTTCAATGCCATGCCTACCATCTGCTTCGGATTTCAG TGCCACGTGAGCAGTGTGCCCGTCTTCAACAGCATGCAGCGGCCCGAGGTGAAGACCTGGGGCGGGGTGGTGACGGCCGCCATGGTCATAGCCCTCGCGGTCTACATGGGTACAG GCATCTGTGGCTTCCTGACCTTTGGAGCTGCCGTGGACCCTGATGTACTCCTGTCCTACCCCTCGGAGGACGTGGCTGTAGCCGTCGCCCGAGCCTTCATCATCCTGAGTGTGCTCACCTCCTACCCTATCCTGCACTTCTGTGGGCG GGCGGTGGTCGAAGGCCTGTGGCTGCGCTACCAGGGGACGCCGGTGGAGGAGGACGTGGGCCGGGAGCGGCGGCGGCGCGTGCTGCAGACGCTGCTCTGGTTCCTGCTCACCCTGCTGCTGGCGCTCTTCATCCCTGACATCGGCAAGGTCATCTCAGTCATCGGAGGCCTGGCCGCCTGCTTCATCTTCGTCTTCCCAG GgccacctcttctcttccagggCTGTGCCTCATTCAAGCCAAACTTTCTGAGATGGAAGAAGTCAAGCCAGCCAG CTGGTGGGCAATGGTCAGTTACGGAATCCTCTTGGTCACCCTGGGAGCCTTCATCTTCGGCCAGACCACAGCCAACGCCATCTTTGTGGACCTCTTGTCTTAACCAGTACCTCCCAGGGAACACTTGGCCTTTGCCATTGGACCCCGGACCACCTCATAGACCTTTGGGGCCACCTGAGTCTGGCAACACTCCCCTCTACTGGTGGGATGACACCTGGACATCCTTCTTCAAGGACGACTCTGGGGTGAAACCAGGCCCCACACCTCTGGACAGCTCAAACCCAgctcccttcctgctcccccaTCCTGGCTGGGCTGTGGATAGTGGGAGGAGGTCTCGTGTCGCAGAGGAACCTTCTCCCCTTCTTCACCTCTCAAATTCTCCATGCCTGGAAGTCATGGGTGAAGAGGGTCATGTCTCCAAAGAAAGAGCCCAGTCTGACTTCCCTCTGCAGAAGGAGTGTGGACCAAGGGCTGCTCTCTCCACAGAAAAGCCCATCCTGAGTAGGGGCCGTGCTCCTTACCCCTGA
- the SLC38A7 gene encoding sodium-coupled neutral amino acid transporter 7 isoform X3 — protein sequence MAMCPLPVPRLMPVSWIAVFNAMPTICFGFQCHVSSVPVFNSMQRPEVKTWGGVVTAAMVIALAVYMGTGICGFLTFGAAVDPDVLLSYPSEDVAVAVARAFIILSVLTSYPILHFCGRAVVEGLWLRYQGTPVEEDVGRERRRRVLQTLLWFLLTLLLALFIPDIGKVISVIGGLAACFIFVFPGPPLLFQGCASFKPNFLRWKKSSQPAGGQWSVTESSWSPWEPSSSARPQPTPSLWTSCLNQYLPGNTWPLPLDPGPPHRPLGPPESGNTPLYWWDDTWTSFFKDDSGVKPGPTPLDSSNPAPFLLPHPGWAVDSGRRSRVAEEPSPLLHLSNSPCLEVMGEEGHVSKERAQSDFPLQKECGPRAALSTEKPILSRGRAPYP from the exons ATGGCCATGTGTCCTCTCCCAGTTCCCAGACTTAT GCCAGTTTCCTGGATAGCTGTGTTCAATGCCATGCCTACCATCTGCTTCGGATTTCAG TGCCACGTGAGCAGTGTGCCCGTCTTCAACAGCATGCAGCGGCCCGAGGTGAAGACCTGGGGCGGGGTGGTGACGGCCGCCATGGTCATAGCCCTCGCGGTCTACATGGGTACAG GCATCTGTGGCTTCCTGACCTTTGGAGCTGCCGTGGACCCTGATGTACTCCTGTCCTACCCCTCGGAGGACGTGGCTGTAGCCGTCGCCCGAGCCTTCATCATCCTGAGTGTGCTCACCTCCTACCCTATCCTGCACTTCTGTGGGCG GGCGGTGGTCGAAGGCCTGTGGCTGCGCTACCAGGGGACGCCGGTGGAGGAGGACGTGGGCCGGGAGCGGCGGCGGCGCGTGCTGCAGACGCTGCTCTGGTTCCTGCTCACCCTGCTGCTGGCGCTCTTCATCCCTGACATCGGCAAGGTCATCTCAGTCATCGGAGGCCTGGCCGCCTGCTTCATCTTCGTCTTCCCAG GgccacctcttctcttccagggCTGTGCCTCATTCAAGCCAAACTTTCTGAGATGGAAGAAGTCAAGCCAGCCAG CTGGTGGGCAATGGTCAGTTACGGAATCCTCTTGGTCACCCTGGGAGCCTTCATCTTCGGCCAGACCACAGCCAACGCCATCTTTGTGGACCTCTTGTCTTAACCAGTACCTCCCAGGGAACACTTGGCCTTTGCCATTGGACCCCGGACCACCTCATAGACCTTTGGGGCCACCTGAGTCTGGCAACACTCCCCTCTACTGGTGGGATGACACCTGGACATCCTTCTTCAAGGACGACTCTGGGGTGAAACCAGGCCCCACACCTCTGGACAGCTCAAACCCAgctcccttcctgctcccccaTCCTGGCTGGGCTGTGGATAGTGGGAGGAGGTCTCGTGTCGCAGAGGAACCTTCTCCCCTTCTTCACCTCTCAAATTCTCCATGCCTGGAAGTCATGGGTGAAGAGGGTCATGTCTCCAAAGAAAGAGCCCAGTCTGACTTCCCTCTGCAGAAGGAGTGTGGACCAAGGGCTGCTCTCTCCACAGAAAAGCCCATCCTGAGTAGGGGCCGTGCTCCTTACCCCTGA
- the SLC38A7 gene encoding sodium-coupled neutral amino acid transporter 7 isoform X2, giving the protein MAQVSINNDPGEWGLSTDSGERARLLQSPSVDIVPKNEGEASPGGLDRGTTSTLGAVFIVVNACLGAGLLNFPAAFSTAGGVAAGIVLQMAMLVFIISGLVILAYCSQASNERTYQEVVWAVCGKLTGVLCEVAIAVYTFGTCIAFLIIIGDQQDKIIAVMAKEPEGAGGSPWYTDRKFTISLTAFLFILPLSIPREIGFQKYASFLSVVGTWYVTAIIIIKYIWPDKEMTPADILNRPVSWIAVFNAMPTICFGFQCHVSSVPVFNSMQRPEVKTWGGVVTAAMVIALAVYMGTGICGFLTFGAAVDPDVLLSYPSEDVAVAVARAFIILSVLTSYPILHFCGRAVVEGLWLRYQGTPVEEDVGRERRRRVLQTLLWFLLTLLLALFIPDIGKVISVIGGLAACFIFVFPGLCLIQAKLSEMEEVKPASWWAMVSYGILLVTLGAFIFGQTTANAIFVDLLS; this is encoded by the exons ATGGCCCAGGTCAGCATCAACAATGACCCTGGCGAGTGGGGCTTAAGTACGGACTCCGGGGAGCGTGCCCGTCTCCTGCAGAGTCCCTCTGTGGACATAGTCCCCAAGAATGAGGGGGAGGCCTCTCCTGGGGGTCTGGACAGAGGCACCACTTCCACACTTGGAGCCGTCTTCATCGTTGTCAATGCCTGCCTGGGCGCCGGGCTGCTCAACTTCCCAGCAGCCTTCAGCACTGCTGGGGGCGTGGCAGCTGGCATCGTGCTGCAGATG GCCATGCTGGTTTTCATCATTAGCGGCCTCGTCATCTTGGCCTACTGCTCCCAGGCCAGCAATGAGAGGACCTACCAGGAAGTGGTGTGGGCTGTGTGTGGCAAGCTGACGGGCGTGCTGTGTGAGGTGGCCATTGCCGTCTACACCTTTGGGACCTGCATTGCCTTCCTCATCATCATTGGGGACCAGCAGGACAAGA TTATAGCCGTGATGGCAAAGGAGCCTGAGGGGGCCGGCGGCAGCCCCTGGTACACAGACCGCAAGTTCACCATCAGCCTCACTGCCTTCCTCTTCATCCTGCCCCTTTCCATCCCCAGGGAGATCGGCTTCCAGAAATATGCCAG CTTCCTGAGCGTCGTGGGCACCTGGTATGTCACTGCCATCATTATCATCAAGTACATCTGGCCCGATAAAGAGATGACCCCAGCGGACATCCTGAACAG GCCAGTTTCCTGGATAGCTGTGTTCAATGCCATGCCTACCATCTGCTTCGGATTTCAG TGCCACGTGAGCAGTGTGCCCGTCTTCAACAGCATGCAGCGGCCCGAGGTGAAGACCTGGGGCGGGGTGGTGACGGCCGCCATGGTCATAGCCCTCGCGGTCTACATGGGTACAG GCATCTGTGGCTTCCTGACCTTTGGAGCTGCCGTGGACCCTGATGTACTCCTGTCCTACCCCTCGGAGGACGTGGCTGTAGCCGTCGCCCGAGCCTTCATCATCCTGAGTGTGCTCACCTCCTACCCTATCCTGCACTTCTGTGGGCG GGCGGTGGTCGAAGGCCTGTGGCTGCGCTACCAGGGGACGCCGGTGGAGGAGGACGTGGGCCGGGAGCGGCGGCGGCGCGTGCTGCAGACGCTGCTCTGGTTCCTGCTCACCCTGCTGCTGGCGCTCTTCATCCCTGACATCGGCAAGGTCATCTCAGTCATCGGAGGCCTGGCCGCCTGCTTCATCTTCGTCTTCCCAG ggCTGTGCCTCATTCAAGCCAAACTTTCTGAGATGGAAGAAGTCAAGCCAGCCAG CTGGTGGGCAATGGTCAGTTACGGAATCCTCTTGGTCACCCTGGGAGCCTTCATCTTCGGCCAGACCACAGCCAACGCCATCTTTGTGGACCTCTTGTCTTAA
- the GOT2 gene encoding aspartate aminotransferase, mitochondrial, which yields MALLHSGRVLSGVASAFHPGLAAAASARASSWWAHVEMGPPDPILGVTEAFKRDTNSKKMNLGVGAYRDDNGKPYVLPSVRKAEAQIAAKNLDKEYLPIGGLAEFCKASAELALGENNEVLKSGRYVTVQTISGTGALRIGASFLQRFFKFSRDVFLPKPSWGNHTPIFRDAGMQLHSYRYYDPKTCGFDFTGALEDISKMPAQSVILLHACAHNPTGVDPRPEQWKEMATLVKKNNLFAFFDMAYQGFASGDGNKDAWAVRHFIEQGINVCLCQSYAKNMGLYGERVGAFTVVCKDAEEAKRVESQLKILIRPMYSNPPVNGARIASTILTSPDLRQQWLQEVKGMADRIISMRTQLVSNLKKEGSSHNWQHIVDQIGMFCFTGIKPEQVERLTKEFSIYMTKDGRISVAGVTSGNVGYLAHAIHQVTK from the exons CTCCTGGTGGGCTCATGTGGAGATGGGGCCCCCAGATCCCATCCTTGGAGTCACAGAAGCCTTTAAGAGAGACACCAACAGCAAAAAGATGAATCTGGGAGTTGGTGCCTACCGGGATGATAACGGAAAGCCTTACGTGCTCCCTAGTGTCCGAAAG GCAGAGGCCCAGATTGCTGCAAAAAATTTGGACAAAGAATACCTGCCCATTGGAGGACTGGCGGAATTTTGTAAGGCATCTGCAGAACTAGCCCTGGGTGAGAACAATGAGGTGTTGAAAAGTGGCCGG TATGTCACCGTGCAGACCATTTCTGGGACCGGGGCCCTGCGGATCGGAGCCAGTTTTCTG CAAAGATTTTTTAAGTTCAGCCGAGATGTCTTCCTGCCGAAACCATCCTGGGGAAATCACACCCCCATCTTCAGGGACGCTGGCATGCAGCTGCATAGTTACCGATACTATGACCCCAAGACCTGCGGCTTTGACTTCACAGGTGCTCTTGAGGACATTTCA AAAATGCCAGCTCAGAGTGTAATTCTCCTGCACGCCTGTGCCCACAATCCCACAGGAGTGGACCCTCGTCCTGAGCAGTGGAAGGAGATGGCCACACTGGTGAAG aaAAACAATCTCTTTGCATTCTTTGACATGGCCTACCAAGGCTTTGCCAGTGGCGATGGTAACAAGGATGCTTGGGCAGTGCGCCACTTCATCGAACAGGGCATTAATGTTTGTCTCTGCCAGTCCTATGCCAAGAACATGGGCTTATACG gtgagCGTGTGGGAGCCTTCACTGTGGTCTGCAAAGACGCTGAGGAGGCCAAAAGGGTGGAGTCACAGTTGAAGATCTTGATCCGTCCTATGTATTCCAACCCTCCTGTCAACGGGGCCCGGATTGCCTCAACCATCCTGACCAGCCCGGATCTGCGGCAACAATG GTTGCAGGAAGTCAAGGGCATGGCCGACCGCATCATTAGCATGAGGACCCAGCTGGTCTCCAACCTCAAGAAGGAGGGCTCCTCCCACAACTGGCAGCACATCGTTGACCAGATCGGCATGTTTTGTTTCACAGGCATAAAGCCTGAACAG GTGGAGCGGCTGACCAAGGAGTTCTCCATCTACATGACAAAGGATGGCCGCATCTCTGTGGCAGGGGTCACCTCTGGCAATGTGGGCTACCTTGCCCATGCCATTCACCAGGTCACCAAGTAA